From the genome of Rathayibacter sp. VKM Ac-2804:
TGAGCGCGCTGAGGCGCGACTTGCCCGCGTCGTCGAGGAGTGCGCCGGCGCGCTCGAAGCGCAGGAGGACGCGTTCCAGCAGGTAGGCGGTCTCGTCGTCGAGGTCGAGGTCGGCCGCCCCGTCCGCGAGCGAGCGGACGCGCGCGTACAGGCGCGGATCGAGGGTGATCGCATCGTCGTGCGCGGAGAGGAGCGGAGCGAGCTCCTCCTCCACGGCGTCGGTCAGCGGCGTGCGGTCGGAGGCGCCCACGGTGAAGAAGACCGCGCTGACCCGGCGCAGCTCCCGGCCGGAGCGCTCGAGCGCCACGAGGGTGTTCTCGACCGTCGGCTCGTCCGGTGAGGAGGCGATCGCCTCGATCTCGGCCCGGTGGCGCCGCAGTGCCTCGTCGAAGGCCGCGCGGTACGCCTCCGGATCGACCGCCGCGAAGTCGGGCAGCCCGTGCGGCAGCCCGCTCGGCTCGAGGAGGACGGCGACGGCGGCGGGAGTGCTCATCCAGCGAGCCTAGGGGCGCCGACGCTGCGGGCGGGGTCGGCAGTCCGCCCCTGCTGGTGAAGGCGGGCCTCGATGCGCCGCTGCGCGGCTACTCGACCAGCATGAGGGGAGCACGCTGATCGAGTGACCCGCGCAGCGGCCCGCTCATGGTGATCGAGTAGCCCCGCAGGGGCGTATCGAGATCCACCCGCATCAGGACCTGCGGAGCGGGTCAGCCCCAGTCCTCGTCCTCGCCCTCGACGCGGCCCTGCGGCTGCGTGATGTAGGCGGCGTCCTCGTCCGGGCGGTAGGTGATGGTGGTGCCGTCGTCGAGCTCGAGCACCGGCTTGCCCTCGAGCCAGGTCAGCGTCCAGCGCCAGGCGGAGCTGTCCGTGCCGGCGGAGGCGAGCTCGCCCTCCACGTCGCGGACGGCGGTGACGACGATCTCGGGCAGGGTGGACGGCGTGTCTCCGCCGACCGGCCAGCGCGTTCCGAGCTGCATGGGGTGTTCCTCTCGAGAAGAGGGGGAGCGGACCGGAGCCCGCTCCCCGGGTGATCAGGCGGTCGGCTCGGTCTCGAGCTCGATCTGCACGGACAGCGCATCGCCCTCGGCGAAGTCGAGCGCGGCGATCCGGCCGACGGCCGCGAGGTCGCCCACGGCGAGCCGCAGGGACGCCACCAGCTCGGCCGGCGCGGTGACGACGGCGGAGCGGGCGGGCGTCTTCTGCGAGGCCTTCGCGTCGGTCTTCGCCCGGCGGATCGCGGTGAGCACGGTGCTGGCGGCGGTCAGCACGGCCGGGTCACCGCCGAGCGCGGCCTGCTCCGGCCAGGGCTGCAGGTGCACCGAGCCGTCGTGCGACCAGGACCAGGTCTCCTCGACCGCGAACGGGATGAACGGCGCGAACAGCCGCTGCAGCACGTCCAGCGCGCGGTGCAGGGCGGCGGCCGCGGAGGCGCCGTCCTCGCCGTAGGCGCGCTCCTTCACCAGCTCCAGGTAGTCGTCGCAGAACGTCCAGAAGAACGCCTCGGTGGTCTCGAGCGCACGGGCGTGGTCGTAGTTCTCCAGCGCGGTCGTGGCGTCCGCCACCACGCCGTCGAGAGCGGCGAGCATGCTCAGGTCGAGCGGGTCGCTCACCGTCGCGCCCTCCGGCAGCGGGAAGCCGTGGATGAACTTCGCCGCGTTGAGCACCTTGATCGCCAGACGCCGGCCGATCTTGATCTGCGTCGGGTTCTGCGGGTCGAACGCGGCGTCCGTGCCCAGGCGCGAGGAGGCGGCCCAGTAGCGCACCGCGTCCGAGCCGTGCTGCTCGAGCATTCCGGCCGGCGTGACGACGTTGCCCTTCGACTTCGACATCTTCTTGCGGTCGGGGTCGACGATGAAGCCGGAGACCGTCGCGGTGCTCCACGGCGCGCGGCCGTCCTCGAGCTGCGAGCGCAGCAGGGTCGAGAAGAGCCAGGTGCGGATGATGTCCTGACCCTGGGGGCGGAGGTCGTAGGGCGCCACGAGCTGCCAGAGCTCGTCGTCGCGCTCCCAGCCGCCGGCGAGCTGCGGCGTCAGCGACGAGGTCGCCCAGGTGTCCATCACGTCGAGCTCGCCCTGGAAGCCGCCGGCCGTGCCACGCTGGTCCTCCGAGTAGCCGGGGGCGGCGTCCGAGGACGGGTCGACGGGCAGCGACGACTCGTCGGGCACGATCGGCGCGTCGAAGACCGGGTTGCCGTCGCCGTCGAGCGGGTACCAGACCGGGATCGGCACGCCGAAGAAGCGCTGGCGCGAGATCAGCCAGTCGCCGGCGAGGCCGTTCACCCAGTTCTCGTAGCGGACGCGCATGAACTCGGGCACGAACCGCACGTCGCGGCCGAGCTCGAGCAGGCGCTCCTTGAGCCCCGCGTCGCGGGCGCCGTTGACGATGTACCACTGCCGGGTCGAGACGATCTCGAGCGGCTTGTCGCCCTTCTCGAAGAACTTCACCGGGTGCACGATCGGGCGGGGCTCGCCGACCATCTCGCCCGACTCGGTGAGCAGCGCGACCACGGTCTGCTTCGCGGAGAACACCGTCTTGCCGGCGAGCTGCGCGTACGCGGCCCGGCCGGCCTCGCTCTCGATGGCGGCGGGCGCCTCGGAGATCAGGCGGCCGTCGAAGCCGATGACCGCGCGATTGGGCAGGTCGAGCTCGCGCCACCAGACGACGTCGGTCAGGTCGCCGAAGGTGCAGATCATCGCGATTCCCGAGCCCTTGTCCTTCTGCGCGAGGTGGTGCGCGAGCACCGGCACCTCGACGTCGAAGAGCGGGGTGCGCACGGTCGTGCCGAAGAGCGCCTGGTAGCGCTCGTCGTCCGGGTGCGCCACGAGGGCGACGCAGGCGGGCAGCAGCTCGGGGCGCGTCGTCTCGATGAAGACGTCCTCCGCGCCGTCGCGGTGGAAGCCGATGCGGTGGTACGCGCCGGGCTGGTCCTTGTCCTCCAGCTCGGCCTGCGCGACCGCGGTGCGGAAGGTGATGTCCCAGAGGGTCGGCGCCTGCGCCTGGTAGGCCTCACCGCGGGCGAGGTTGCGCAGGAACGCGCGCTGGGAGGCGGCCTGCGACTCCTCGCCGATGGTGCGGTAGCTCTGCGTCCAGTCGACCGAGAGGCCGAGGGTGCGCCAGAGGTCCTCGAACTGCTTCTCGTCCTCGACGGTGAGGCGCTCGCACAGCTCGATGAAGTTGCGGCGCGAGATCGGCTTCTGGTCGGCCGCCTTGCTGCTCTTGTTGTCGCCGCCCTCGAACGGCGGCACGAAGTCCGGCGTGTAGGGCAGCGTCGGGTCGCAGCGGACGCCGTAGTAGTTCTGCACCCGGCGCTCGGTGGGCAGGCCGTTGTCGTCCCAGCCCATCGGGTAGAAGACGCTCTTGCCGCGCATGCGCTGGAAGCGCGCGACGACGTCGGTGTGCGTGTAGGAGAAGACGTGCCCGATGTGCAGCGAGCCGGAGGCGGTCGGCGGCGGGGTGTCGATCGAGTAGACGTCGGCGCGGGAGAGCCCGGTGCGATCGAACCGGTAGGTGCCGTCCGTCTGCCAGACGAGGCCCCACTTGCTCTCGAGGCCCTCGAGGGCGGGCTTGGCGGGGAGGCGGTCGGCGACGGTCATGGTTCTCCGGTTCGATATGGGCGGCACCGCGTCGGTGGTGATGATGCCTGGGTGGGGGCTCTCGGAGCGTGTCGCTCACCGGCCGCGACGATCCTACCGCGGGGCCGGGGAGGCGCGGCGGGCGGGCGCGGTCAGCCGACGACGGGCGCGAAACCGCGGCAGACCGGCGTCAGCGCCTCGTCGAGGTAGGGCACGAGCTCGCCCCGTGTCGGCCCTGCGGCCGCCCAGGCCTGCACCGCGGCGACCGCCGCGCCGACGCTCGCGTAGGCGATCGCGTGCGCCACATGGGCCGGCAGCGGACGACCGGCGCGGGCGCGCACGAACTCCGCGACGACCGCCGCCTGCCGCGCGAGCCGCGAGAGCGCCGAGGCCTGCAGCTCGTGCACGCTGCCGATCAGCTCGGTCTGGGTCAGCGCCCAGGGCACGCTGGACGGACCGAAGCCCGCGCCGACCGCGAGCAGCGCGCCGCGCAGGGCGTCCATCGTCGACGCGTCCCGCGACGCGGCCTCGAGCGCCGCCGGGAGCTCGGCGAGCCGGTCGTCGACGAGCACCCAGAAGACGTCGCTCTTCGAGGCGAAGTAGTTGAAGAAGGTGTTGCGCGAGACGCCGGCGTGCTGGGCGATCTGCTCGACCGTCGTCCCCGCGTAGCTCTGCTCGACGAAGAGATCGAGGGCGGCGTCCTCGAGCATCGATCGCGACGACGCGCGCGGCCGCCCGCGACCCGCTCCCGCTGTCCGCGCCATGACCGCCTCCGCCCCTGCCCGGCGACCGCCGACGCGCTAGGATAACGGGTGGACGACTTCGACCCGGCCATCACCGGTGAGTCTCCGGAAGAACAGCCCGGCTCCGGCCGCGGCCCAGTAGACCCGGACGGGTACGGCCCGTGACAGCCGATCGAGTGGGAACGACCAGGGACAGTCCGCGAGGGCCGGTCCTGGGCGGTTCAAGCGAGGTGGTACCGCGACCCGGCCCGGGGTCTGAGATCCGGGCGGGCCGTCCTCGTGCAGACCAGCAGCACTGCCAGGAGACCGCACGTGACCTACCCCCTGACCCCGCCCACCCCCCGCGACGCCGAGAGCACCGGCGATTCCGAGCGCATCGGAGTCGCCGCGAGCACCGGCTCCGCCTTCGGCCGCGGCGTCCCCGCGTCGCCGCGCTTCCCGGAGATCGAGGAGAAGGTCCTCGCCTACTGGAAGGCGGACGACACCTTCCAGGAGTCGATCCGCTCCCGCGAGGGCGCCCGGGAGTGGGTGTTCTACGACGGCCCGCCCTTCGCCAACGGCCTGCCGCACTACGGGCACCTGCTGACCGGCTACGCCAAGGACGTCTTCCCCCGCTTCCAGACGATGCGCGGCAAGCAGGTGCACCGCCGCTTCGGCTGGGACACGCACGGCCTGCCCGCCGAGCTCGAGGCGGAGCGGCAGCTCGGCATCACCGACAAGTCGCAGATCGAGGAGATGGGCGTCGCCGCGTTCAACGCCGCCGCCAAGGAGTCGGTGCTCCGCTACACGGGGGAGTGGCAGGACTACGTCACCCGCCAGGCGCGCTGGGTCGACTTCGACGACGACTACAAGACCCTCGACCCCACCTTCATGGAGTCCGTGATCTGGGCCTTCAAGCGGCTCTACGACAAGGGCCTCGCCTACGAGGGCCACCGCGTGCTGCCCTACTGCTGGCGCGACCAGACGCCGCTCTCGAACCACGAGCTGCGGATGGACGACGACGTCTACAAGACGCGCCAGGACCAGACGGTCACGGTCACCTTCCCCCTCGTCGGCGAGACCGCCGAGGCGCTGAACCTCACCGCCGTCCGCGCCCTCGCCTGGACGACGACCCCGTGGACCCTGCCCACCAACGCCGCCCTCGCCGTCGGCCCCGACATCGAGTACGCCGTGCTGGCGGCCGGGCCGAACGGCGCCGCCGACGGCAAGGGCGAGCCCGAGGAGCGCGAGCTCTCGGCCGAGTACCTGCTCGCCATCGACCAGGTCGGCGCCTACGCCAAGGAACTCGGCTACGAGGACGCGGAGTCGGCGCTGGCCGCCGTCTCGCGCACGCACCGCGGCAGCGAGCTCGAGGGCATCAGCTACGACCGCCTCTGGGACCACTACGCCGACATCGAGCAGTGGGGCACGCAGAACGCGTGGCGCATCCTCGTCGCGGACTACGTGACCACCAGCGAGGGCACCGGCATCGTGCACCAGGCGCCGGCCTACGGCGAGGACGACCAGAAGGTCTGCGAGGCGGCGGGGATCCCCGTCATCATCTCCGTCGACGACGGCGGCCGCTTCCTGCCGCAGATCAGCGAGGTCGCCGGCCTGCAGGTCTTCGAGGCCAACAAGCCGCTGACGCAGCTGCTCAAGGCGCAGCACCGCCTGCTCCGCCAGGCCAGCTACGAGCACAGCTACCCGCACTGCTGGCGCTGCCGCAACCCGCTGATCTACAAGGCCGTCTCCAGCTGGTTCGTCCGCGTCACCGCGATCCGCGACCGGATGGAGGAGCTCAACCAGGAGATCACCTGGGTCCCCGAGAACGTCAAGGACGGCCAGTTCGGCAAGTGGCTCTCCGGCGCCCGCGACTGGTCGATCAGCCGCAACCGCTACTTCGGCTCGCCGATCCCGGTGTGGAAGAGCGACGACCCGGACTACCCGCGCATCGACGTCTACGGCTCGCTCGACGAGCTCGAGCGCGACTTCGGCGTGCGCCCGGAGGACCTGCACCGCCCGTACATCGACGAGCTCACCCGCCCGAATCCCGACGACCCGACCGGCCGGTCGACGATGCGCCGCATCAGCGACGTGCTCGACGTCTGGTTCGACTCCGGCTCGATGCCGTTCGCACAGGTGCACTACCCGTTCGAGAACTCCGACTGGTTCGACTCGCACAACCCGGCCGACTTCATCGTCGAGTACATCGGGCAGACCCGCGGCTGGTTCTACACGCTGCACGTGCTCTCGACCGCGCTCTTCGACCGGCCGGCCTTCCGCAACGTCGTCAGCCACGGCATCGTGCTCGGCAACGACGGGCAGAAGATGTCCAAGTCGCTGCGCAACTACCCGGACGTCGCCGAGGTCTTCGATCGCGACGGCTCCGATGCGATGCGCTGGTTCCTGATGTCGAGCCCGGTGCTGCGCGGCGGCAACCTGGTCGTCACCGAGGAGGGCATCCGCGAGGGCGTGCGCCAGGTGCTGCTGCCGCTCTGGAACACCTGGTACTTCTTCTCGCTCTACGCCAACGCGTCCGTCGACGCCGCGGGCGAGGGCTACAGCGCGACCCGCCGCACCGACTCCGGGGACGTGCTCGACCGCTACCTGCTGGCCAAGACGCACGACCTGATCGAGACCGTCACCGGCCACCTCGAGGCGCTTGACTCGACCCTCGCGGCGGCCGCGCTGCGCGACTTCGCCGACGTGCTGACCAACTGGTACGTCCGCCGCTCGCGCGACCGCTTCTGGCAGGGCGTCGACGCCGAGGGCCGCGGCACGGAGGCGTTCGACACGCTCTTCACCGTGCTCGAGACGGTCTGCCGGGTCGCCGCGCCGCTGCTCCCGCTGATGACCGAGGAGATCTGGCAGGGGCTGACCGGCGGGCGCAGCGTGCACCTGGCCGACTGGCCGGACGCGGCCGAGTTCCCGGTAGACGAGTCGCTCGTGCACGCGATGGACGCCGTCCGCGGCATCTCGTCGACGGCGCTGTCGCTGCGCAAGCAGGCCGGCCTCCGAGTCCGCCTGCCGCTCGCGCGGCTCACCGTGGTCGTCGAGGACGCCGCCGAGCTGGCGCCGTTCGAGGCGATCCTGCGCGACGAGCTGAACGTCAAGGAGGTGTCGCTGGTCCCGCTGGTCGAGTCCAGCGCGGCCGACTACGGCGTCACCTCGCGCCTCTCCGTCAACGCGCGGGCCGCCGGTCCGCGCCTCGGCAAGGGCGTGCAGACCGTCATCAGGGCCGCGAAGGCCGGCGACTGGAGCGAGACCGACGGCGTCGTCACCGCCGGCGGCGTCGAGCTCGTCGAGGGCGAGTACGAGCTGACCCTCGAGGTCGGCGGCTCCGGTGCCGACGACCGCGCGATCGCGCTGCTGCCCCGCGGCGGCTTCGTGCTGCTCGACACCGCGACCACGCCGGAGCTGGAGGCCGAGGGCCTGGCCCGCGACCTGATCCGCGCCGTGCAGGACGCCCGCAAGGCCGCCGGACTCGAGGTCAGCGACCGCATCGAGCTCGAGATCGTCCTGGACGAGATGAGCATGGCGGCCCTCGAGCCGCACGCGCTCTGGATCGCCGAGGAGACCCTCGCGACCGGCTTCGCCTTCGCCGCGCTCACGACGGCGCTGGAGGGCGGCGAGGGTGCGATCGCCTTCGGGCCCGCCGGCACCGCCATCATCCGCGTCGAGAAGGTGGAGGCCTCCGATGTCTGACAAGGACCGCTACTCCGAGGAGGACGCCCGGCTCGCGCGTGAGGCGGCCGACGCCGTCTACGCGAGCCTGCTGAAGCGGCTCGGCGAGGCGAACCCCCGCCCGCGGCTCGCACCGACGCGGCGGGCCGTCGACTACATGGGCGACCCGCAGCAGGCCTACCCCGTCATCCAGGTCGCCGGCACCAACGGCAAGACGTCGACCAGCCGGATGATCGAGAGCCTGCTCCGCGCCCACGGGCTGCGGGTCGGCCTCTTCACCAGTCCGCACCTCGAGCGCTTCAACGAGCGCATCGTCATCGACGGCGAGCCGATCTCGGACCTGAGCCTCGCCACGAACTGGATCGACGTCGAGCCCTACCTCACCATGACCGACGCCGAGCTCGTCGGCCGGGGCGAGAGCACGCTCTCGTTCTTCGAGGCGCTCACCGTGCTGGCCTACGCGGCCTTCGCGGACGCCCCGGTCGACGTCGCGGTGATCGAGGTCGGCATGGGCGGCGAGTGGGACTCCACGAACGTCGCGGACGCGCAGGTCGCCGTCTTCACGCCGATCGCGCTCGACCACACCCGGCAGCTCGGCGCGACGATCGAGGAGATCGCCCGCACCAAGTCCGGCATCGTGAAGCCCGCCGCCGCCGTGGTGTCGGCGAAGCAGACCAGCGAGGCGGAGGCGGTGCTGCGGCAGGCGGCCGAGCTGACCGAGTCGACGATCGTGTTCGAGGGCGCCGACTTCGACGTCGAGTCGACCACGGTCGCCGTGGGCGGCCAGCTCGTCTCCGTCCGCGGTCTCGTCACCCGCTACGAGCAGCTGCTCCTGCCGTTCTTCGGCGATCACCAGGCCGAGAACGCGGCGGTCGCGATCGCCGCGGTCGAGACGTTCCTCGGCGGCGGCACGCAGGAGCTGACCGGGAACGTCCTCGACGAGGGCTTCGCCGCCGCGACCTCGCCCGGCCGCCTCCAGATCGTCGGCCAGTCGCCCCGCACCGTCGTCGACGCCGCGCACAACCCGCACGGCGCCGCCTCCCTCGCCGCCGCGATCGAGCGCTACTTCGACTTCGACCGGGTCACCGCGGTCATCGGCGTCCTCGCCGAGAAGGACGCGGAGGGCATCCTGCGCGCTCTGCTGCCGGTGGTCGACGAGCTGATCGTCACCACGGCGCCGAGCGACCGCGCGGTCCCGGCCGAGGAGCTCGCCGAGCTCGCTCGCACCGTCTTCCCTGCAGAGTCCGTCCGCGTCGCGGCGGACGCCGACGGCGCCCTCACGGCCGGCCGGCTGCTCGCCGCCCGCACCGACAAGGGCGCCCTGCTCGTCACGGGCTCGATCACCCTCGTCGGCCGGACGATCACCGTCGCCCGCGACGAGAACTGGCTCGGCGCGTGAGGGCCGGCCGGCCGCGCCGCACCCGGACCGTCCGCGAGAGCCTCGGCTCGATCGTCCTCGGCTTCGAGTCCGTCATCGTCTTCCTCGCGACGCTCGTCGCCTTCGGGCTGAAGGCCGCCGATCCGGTCGTCGTGCTCGTCGGGGGAGCGGTGGTCTGCCTCGCCCTCGTCGCGACGCTCGGCCTGCTGAACCGGCCGGCCGGCTTCCGGCTCGGCTGGATCCTCCAGTTCGTTATCGTGGCCACCGGTGTCCTGGTCCCGATCATGTTCGTCATCGGTGCGGCGTTCGTCGCCCTGTGGACGTACTGCATGGTCACCGGCACCAAGCTCGACACCCAGGACCGCCGCGCGGCGGACGGGCCCACCGACCCCACCCCCACCTAAGGAGACCGCTGAACCATGGCCATCCAGGAGACCCTCGTCCTCGTCAAGCCCGACGGCGTCGCCCGCAACCTCACCGGCGAGATCCTCCGCCGCATCGAGGCGAAGGGCTACTCGCTCGTCGACATCAAGCTCGTCGAGGCCGACCGCGAGCTGCTCGCCACCCACTACGCCGAGCACGAGGGCAAGCCGTTCTACGAGCCCCTCGTCGAGTTCATGGAGAGCGGCCCCATCGTCGCCCTCCGCATCGCCGGCGACCGCGTCATCGAGGGCTTCCGCTCCCTCGCGGGCACGACCGACCCCACCACCGCCGCCCCCGGCACCATCCGCGGCGACCTCGGCCGCGACTGGGGCCTCAAGGTCCAGCAGAACCTCGTCCACGGCAGCGACTCCGCTGAATCCGCGGAGCGCGAGCTCTCGCTCTGGTTCGCCTGAAAGGCCAACCTCCGCGAGAGCTCGCGCTCCGCGGTGTTTCGCGGTAATCCGCGAAACCGCGGTCGGCTCTAGGAGGCGGGCGCGTTCCGCAGAGCGTCCTGCGCTCGGCGACGGGAAAGCGCTGACACGCGCTTTCCCGGATGCGCCTCCGAGGCGGTCGCCCGCGTGCTCAGGTCCTTCGGCGAGAGCTGCCCGAGCGGGCTGGTCCTCTCAGGTGGGGACGGGAGCGCACATGCTGATCGAGTAGCCCGCGCAGCGGGCGTATCGAGATCCACCGGGGTCAGCAGGCGGGTCTGCAGGCTCCCGTCCTGACGACGGTGGGTCTCGATACGCCGCTGCGCGGCTACTCGACCAGCATGGAAGGGCGCGCCCCGCGGCCTGGCCCCCAAGCATGCTGTCGGCAGCGCGATGGCCCCCGCGCATGCTGAAGGCAGTGCGCCGGCCGGCGACCATGCTGATCGAGTAGCCCGCGGAGCGGGCGTATCGAGATCCTCCGCCCCCCGGGGGCGGCGTCGGCTGTCAGCCCGGCAGCGTCAGAGGTAGGACAGCACGTCCAGGCGGATCTGTGCCATCACGGCGATCGCCAGGTAGCAGACCAGCGTGATGAACGGCACCCAGCCGTACGCGGCGCCGGCGAAGCGCCGGACGGCGGCGGGGACCGGGAACACGCCCTCGCGGAGGTTGCGGAGCGTCACCAGCCAGAAGGCGGGGATGACGACGGCCCAGGTGAGCATGCACCAGGGGCAGAGCGTCCCCAGCGCGAAGATGCTCGTCGCGACGAGCCAGCCGACGAAGCCGAGCGCGAAGACGAAGCCGAGGTTGAACAGCGCCCAGAACCAGCGGTCGAAGCGCGCCCCCGCGAGCAGCCCGGCGCCGACGACGATCGGGGCGATCCACGCGGCGACGCCGATCAGCGGGTTCGGGAAGCCGAAGATCGCGCCCTGCG
Proteins encoded in this window:
- a CDS encoding folylpolyglutamate synthase/dihydrofolate synthase family protein: MSDKDRYSEEDARLAREAADAVYASLLKRLGEANPRPRLAPTRRAVDYMGDPQQAYPVIQVAGTNGKTSTSRMIESLLRAHGLRVGLFTSPHLERFNERIVIDGEPISDLSLATNWIDVEPYLTMTDAELVGRGESTLSFFEALTVLAYAAFADAPVDVAVIEVGMGGEWDSTNVADAQVAVFTPIALDHTRQLGATIEEIARTKSGIVKPAAAVVSAKQTSEAEAVLRQAAELTESTIVFEGADFDVESTTVAVGGQLVSVRGLVTRYEQLLLPFFGDHQAENAAVAIAAVETFLGGGTQELTGNVLDEGFAAATSPGRLQIVGQSPRTVVDAAHNPHGAASLAAAIERYFDFDRVTAVIGVLAEKDAEGILRALLPVVDELIVTTAPSDRAVPAEELAELARTVFPAESVRVAADADGALTAGRLLAARTDKGALLVTGSITLVGRTITVARDENWLGA
- a CDS encoding TetR/AcrR family transcriptional regulator, producing the protein MARTAGAGRGRPRASSRSMLEDAALDLFVEQSYAGTTVEQIAQHAGVSRNTFFNYFASKSDVFWVLVDDRLAELPAALEAASRDASTMDALRGALLAVGAGFGPSSVPWALTQTELIGSVHELQASALSRLARQAAVVAEFVRARAGRPLPAHVAHAIAYASVGAAVAAVQAWAAAGPTRGELVPYLDEALTPVCRGFAPVVG
- a CDS encoding DUF4233 domain-containing protein — protein: MRAGRPRRTRTVRESLGSIVLGFESVIVFLATLVAFGLKAADPVVVLVGGAVVCLALVATLGLLNRPAGFRLGWILQFVIVATGVLVPIMFVIGAAFVALWTYCMVTGTKLDTQDRRAADGPTDPTPT
- the ileS gene encoding isoleucine--tRNA ligase, which produces MGVAASTGSAFGRGVPASPRFPEIEEKVLAYWKADDTFQESIRSREGAREWVFYDGPPFANGLPHYGHLLTGYAKDVFPRFQTMRGKQVHRRFGWDTHGLPAELEAERQLGITDKSQIEEMGVAAFNAAAKESVLRYTGEWQDYVTRQARWVDFDDDYKTLDPTFMESVIWAFKRLYDKGLAYEGHRVLPYCWRDQTPLSNHELRMDDDVYKTRQDQTVTVTFPLVGETAEALNLTAVRALAWTTTPWTLPTNAALAVGPDIEYAVLAAGPNGAADGKGEPEERELSAEYLLAIDQVGAYAKELGYEDAESALAAVSRTHRGSELEGISYDRLWDHYADIEQWGTQNAWRILVADYVTTSEGTGIVHQAPAYGEDDQKVCEAAGIPVIISVDDGGRFLPQISEVAGLQVFEANKPLTQLLKAQHRLLRQASYEHSYPHCWRCRNPLIYKAVSSWFVRVTAIRDRMEELNQEITWVPENVKDGQFGKWLSGARDWSISRNRYFGSPIPVWKSDDPDYPRIDVYGSLDELERDFGVRPEDLHRPYIDELTRPNPDDPTGRSTMRRISDVLDVWFDSGSMPFAQVHYPFENSDWFDSHNPADFIVEYIGQTRGWFYTLHVLSTALFDRPAFRNVVSHGIVLGNDGQKMSKSLRNYPDVAEVFDRDGSDAMRWFLMSSPVLRGGNLVVTEEGIREGVRQVLLPLWNTWYFFSLYANASVDAAGEGYSATRRTDSGDVLDRYLLAKTHDLIETVTGHLEALDSTLAAAALRDFADVLTNWYVRRSRDRFWQGVDAEGRGTEAFDTLFTVLETVCRVAAPLLPLMTEEIWQGLTGGRSVHLADWPDAAEFPVDESLVHAMDAVRGISSTALSLRKQAGLRVRLPLARLTVVVEDAAELAPFEAILRDELNVKEVSLVPLVESSAADYGVTSRLSVNARAAGPRLGKGVQTVIRAAKAGDWSETDGVVTAGGVELVEGEYELTLEVGGSGADDRAIALLPRGGFVLLDTATTPELEAEGLARDLIRAVQDARKAAGLEVSDRIELEIVLDEMSMAALEPHALWIAEETLATGFAFAALTTALEGGEGAIAFGPAGTAIIRVEKVEASDV
- a CDS encoding vitamin K epoxide reductase family protein yields the protein MSSDPEVPSAPRQQRPVLFAVLLIVLGVIGWIAAFTLTLDKFTSLSGSSEALGCDFSLLVQCSANLKSAQGAIFGFPNPLIGVAAWIAPIVVGAGLLAGARFDRWFWALFNLGFVFALGFVGWLVATSIFALGTLCPWCMLTWAVVIPAFWLVTLRNLREGVFPVPAAVRRFAGAAYGWVPFITLVCYLAIAVMAQIRLDVLSYL
- the ndk gene encoding nucleoside-diphosphate kinase, whose amino-acid sequence is MAIQETLVLVKPDGVARNLTGEILRRIEAKGYSLVDIKLVEADRELLATHYAEHEGKPFYEPLVEFMESGPIVALRIAGDRVIEGFRSLAGTTDPTTAAPGTIRGDLGRDWGLKVQQNLVHGSDSAESAERELSLWFA
- the valS gene encoding valine--tRNA ligase, which produces MTVADRLPAKPALEGLESKWGLVWQTDGTYRFDRTGLSRADVYSIDTPPPTASGSLHIGHVFSYTHTDVVARFQRMRGKSVFYPMGWDDNGLPTERRVQNYYGVRCDPTLPYTPDFVPPFEGGDNKSSKAADQKPISRRNFIELCERLTVEDEKQFEDLWRTLGLSVDWTQSYRTIGEESQAASQRAFLRNLARGEAYQAQAPTLWDITFRTAVAQAELEDKDQPGAYHRIGFHRDGAEDVFIETTRPELLPACVALVAHPDDERYQALFGTTVRTPLFDVEVPVLAHHLAQKDKGSGIAMICTFGDLTDVVWWRELDLPNRAVIGFDGRLISEAPAAIESEAGRAAYAQLAGKTVFSAKQTVVALLTESGEMVGEPRPIVHPVKFFEKGDKPLEIVSTRQWYIVNGARDAGLKERLLELGRDVRFVPEFMRVRYENWVNGLAGDWLISRQRFFGVPIPVWYPLDGDGNPVFDAPIVPDESSLPVDPSSDAAPGYSEDQRGTAGGFQGELDVMDTWATSSLTPQLAGGWERDDELWQLVAPYDLRPQGQDIIRTWLFSTLLRSQLEDGRAPWSTATVSGFIVDPDRKKMSKSKGNVVTPAGMLEQHGSDAVRYWAASSRLGTDAAFDPQNPTQIKIGRRLAIKVLNAAKFIHGFPLPEGATVSDPLDLSMLAALDGVVADATTALENYDHARALETTEAFFWTFCDDYLELVKERAYGEDGASAAAALHRALDVLQRLFAPFIPFAVEETWSWSHDGSVHLQPWPEQAALGGDPAVLTAASTVLTAIRRAKTDAKASQKTPARSAVVTAPAELVASLRLAVGDLAAVGRIAALDFAEGDALSVQIELETEPTA